From the genome of Amycolatopsis granulosa:
ACCCGGTGCTCTACACGGGACGGAACGGGCTGGTCGCCCACGAGTGCATCCTCGACCTGCGGGCGCTCACCAAGCGCACCGGCGTGACGGTCGACGACGTCGCCAAGCGCCTGGTGGACTACGGTTTCCACGCCCCGACGATGTCCTTCCCGGTGGCCGGGACGCTGATGGTCGAACCGACCGAGAGCGAGGACGTCGGCGAGCTCGACCGGTTCTGCGACGCGATGATCGCGATCCGGCGGGAGATCGAGCAGGTCGCCGAGGGCACCTGGCCGATCGAGCGGAGCCCCCTGCGCAACGCGCCGCACACCGCGGAGATGCTCACCGGCGACTGGGACCTGCCCTACGACCGCAGGACCGCGGTCTACCCGGCCGGCGTCTCCCCGAAGAACAAGTACTGGTCCCCGGTGCGCCGCATCGACGGCGCGCACGGTGACCGCAACCTCGTCTGCTCGTGCCCGTCCATCGAAGCCTACGGGAGCTGATCCATGCGGACCCCTCTGCACTCCGTCCACAAGGGACTGGGCGCGCTGTTCACCGACTTCGCCGGCTGGGAGATGCCGGTGCGTTACGGCAGTGAGCTGGCCGAGCACCGCGCGGTGCGCGAGGCCGCCGGGCTGTTCGACCTCTCGCACATGGGCGAGATCGAGGTGAGCGGACCGCAGGCCGCGGACGCGCTCGACCACGCGCTCGTCGGCAAGCTGTCCGCGGTCAAGCCGGGCCGTGCCCGCTACACGATGATGTGCAACGACACCGGCGGGGTGATCGACGATCTCGTCGTCTACCGGCTCGAGGACGAGAAGTACCTGGTGGTGGCCAATGCGGGCAACGCGCCGGCGGTGGCCGCGGAGCTCACCGGGCGGGCCGCCGGTTTCGACGCGCGGGTCACCGACCGCTCCGCCGAGTTCGCGCTGATCGCGGTGCAGGGACCCCGGGCGGTGGATGTCGTCGGCGCGGTCACCGACGCCGACCTCGCCGGCCTGAAGTACTACGCGAGCGTGCCGGCGACGGTGAAGGGCCACGACGTGCTGCTGGCGCGCACCGGCTACACCGGTGAGGACGGTTTCGAGTTGTACGTGCCGCCGGACGAGGCGGCGGCGGTGTGGCACATCCTCACCGACGCCGGCGAGCCGCACGGGCTGGTGCCGGCCGGGCTCGCCTGCCGCGACACGCTCCGGCTGGAAGCCGGGATGCCGTTGTACGGCAACGAGTTGTCCGCCGAGCGGTCGCCGTTCGAGGCGAACCTGGGCCGCGTCGTCAAGCTCGACAAACCGGACTTCGTGGGCAAGGCGGCATTGGCCCAGCGGCAGGATCCGGCCGAGGTGCTGGTGGGACTGCGCGGCAGCGGGCGCCGCGCGCCCCGGCACGGGTACCGGGTGCTCTCCGGCGGGGAGCCGGTGGGCGAGGTGACCAGCGGCGCCCTGTCGCCGACGCTGGGCTACCCCGTGGCGATGGCGTACGTGCCGGTCGCGCTGAGCGCTCCCGGCACCGAACTGGCGGTCGACATCCGCGGCCGCGTCGAGCCGGTCGAGGTGGTCGAGCTGCCGTTCTACCAGCGGGAGACGGCTACCCGGTGAGTTCGCCGCGGCGGTGCAGCTCGTCGAAGACCAGCGCGCCCGCCGCGGAGAGCTGGCCGCGGTCGCCCGGACCCAGCCAGGCCAGCTCCGCCACTTCCGCCGAGGCCGCGAGGGTGCCCCGGTACTCGGCGGTGTAGCAGGCCATCCGCACCACCCCGGCCTGCCCGTGGGCCGGGGCCTCGACCGTGCCGAAGTGGTGGACGGTCGCCGGGTCGATCGACACCGACAGCTCCTCGGCGACCTCCCGGGTCAGCGCCGCGAGGTCGCTCTCACCCGGTTCGCGCTTGCCGCCCGGCAGGTACCACACCGTCTTGCCGTGCGAGCGGGCGGCGAGCACCCGTCCGGACTCCACCCGCACCCAGGTGACCTTGTCGATCACCCGCCGGTCCCCGCCGGTCATGCGGTCACCAGCGCGAGCGTGAACCCGTCGTAGCCCTTCACACCCACGGTCTGCACCACCGTGGCCTCGACCCGCGGCTCGGCGGCGATCAGGTCGTGCATCTCCCGCGTCGCGACGATCGCGGGGTCGGTGCTGTCCGCGTCGGCGAGCGCGCCGTCGCGCACCACGTTGTCCACGACGATCACCGAACCCGGCCGGGACAACCGCAGTGCCCACCGGAAGTACTCCGGGTTGTTCGGCTTGTCCGCGTCGATGAAGACCAGGTCGAACGGGCCGTCGAGGGTGGGCAGCGTGTCCAGCGCCGGGCCGACCTTGACCTCGACGATCTCGCCGAACCCGGCCGCGTCCAGGTTGTTGCTCGCCACCTCGGCGTGCTTCGGGTCGGCCTCCAGGGTCACCAGCCTGCCCTCCGGGGGCAGCGCCCGCGCCAGCCAGATCGTGGAGTAGCCGCCGAGCGTGCCGATCTCCAGGATCGACCGCGCGCCGTGCATCCGCGCCAGCAGGTGCAGCAGCTTGCCCTGGGCCGGGGACACCGCGATCTCCGGCAACCCGGCGTCGGCCGCGGCCGCCCTGGCGTCCTCCAGCACCGCGTCCGCGGCGATCAGCGTCCGGCCCACGTAGTCGTCGACCGCGCTCCACACGTCCTGGCTCACAGGAGCCGAAACTACCGGCGCGCCTTCGGGATCACCAGCGGAGTGCCGGTCTCGGGATCGGGGATCACCGAGCACGGCAGGTCGAAGATCTCCTCGACCCGCTCGGCGGTCACCACCTCCTCCGGCGTGCCGGCCGCCAGCACCGCGCCCTCGCGCATGGCGATCAGGTGGGTGGCGTAGCGCGCCGCCTGGTTGAGGTCGTGCAGCACGGCGACCAGGGTGCGGCCCTGCTCGGCGTGCAGCTGCGCGCACAGGTCGAGGATGTCCATCTGGTGCGTGATGTCCAGGAACGTGGTCGGCTCGTCGAGCAGCAGCAGCTCGGTCTCCTGCGCCAGCGCCATCGCCAGCCACACCCGCTGGCGCTGCCCGCCGGACAGCTCGTCGACCATCCGGTCGGCCAGGCCGGACACCCCGGTCGCGGCCATCGACCGCTCGACGACCTCGGCGTCCTGGCGCGACCACTGGCGCAGCAGCCGCTGGTGCGGGTACCGGCCGCGGGAGACCAGGTCGGCGACCGTGATGCCGTCCGGCGCGATCGAGCTCTGCGGCAGCAGCCCGAGCCTGCGCGCGACCTGCTTGGCCGGCAACGACGTGATGACCTCGCCGTCCAGGTAAACCATGCCGCGCCGCGGTTTGAGCAGCCGGCTCAGCGCCCGCAGCAACGTCGACTTGCCACACGCGTTCGGGCCGACGATCACGGTGAACGAGCGGTCCGGGATGGCGACCGACAGACCCTCGGCGACCACCCGTCCGTCGTACCCCAGGGTCAGGTCGTCGCCGTGCAGCCGGGTGCTGGTGATCGGCTCGGCGGCG
Proteins encoded in this window:
- the gcvT gene encoding glycine cleavage system aminomethyltransferase GcvT, which encodes MRTPLHSVHKGLGALFTDFAGWEMPVRYGSELAEHRAVREAAGLFDLSHMGEIEVSGPQAADALDHALVGKLSAVKPGRARYTMMCNDTGGVIDDLVVYRLEDEKYLVVANAGNAPAVAAELTGRAAGFDARVTDRSAEFALIAVQGPRAVDVVGAVTDADLAGLKYYASVPATVKGHDVLLARTGYTGEDGFELYVPPDEAAAVWHILTDAGEPHGLVPAGLACRDTLRLEAGMPLYGNELSAERSPFEANLGRVVKLDKPDFVGKAALAQRQDPAEVLVGLRGSGRRAPRHGYRVLSGGEPVGEVTSGALSPTLGYPVAMAYVPVALSAPGTELAVDIRGRVEPVEVVELPFYQRETATR
- a CDS encoding NUDIX domain-containing protein, which encodes MIDKVTWVRVESGRVLAARSHGKTVWYLPGGKREPGESDLAALTREVAEELSVSIDPATVHHFGTVEAPAHGQAGVVRMACYTAEYRGTLAASAEVAELAWLGPGDRGQLSAAGALVFDELHRRGELTG
- a CDS encoding class I SAM-dependent methyltransferase; the encoded protein is MSQDVWSAVDDYVGRTLIAADAVLEDARAAAADAGLPEIAVSPAQGKLLHLLARMHGARSILEIGTLGGYSTIWLARALPPEGRLVTLEADPKHAEVASNNLDAAGFGEIVEVKVGPALDTLPTLDGPFDLVFIDADKPNNPEYFRWALRLSRPGSVIVVDNVVRDGALADADSTDPAIVATREMHDLIAAEPRVEATVVQTVGVKGYDGFTLALVTA
- a CDS encoding ABC transporter ATP-binding protein: MAQTVDLAAEPITSTRLHGDDLTLGYDGRVVAEGLSVAIPDRSFTVIVGPNACGKSTLLRALSRLLKPRRGMVYLDGEVITSLPAKQVARRLGLLPQSSIAPDGITVADLVSRGRYPHQRLLRQWSRQDAEVVERSMAATGVSGLADRMVDELSGGQRQRVWLAMALAQETELLLLDEPTTFLDITHQMDILDLCAQLHAEQGRTLVAVLHDLNQAARYATHLIAMREGAVLAAGTPEEVVTAERVEEIFDLPCSVIPDPETGTPLVIPKARR